The following coding sequences are from one Candidatus Zixiibacteriota bacterium window:
- a CDS encoding T9SS type A sorting domain-containing protein, giving the protein MSQTLMRVRSLVPVTALLLLLTATASGAVKPGNLLRNACQLQEAMPLPVEISPAQRVVVAAHMVSGLVSEEALQTEVQTLLRNLRPNAWMPTSDTAYLWNVDTWDPDARNTYTYGNGKQTLWLTEEWDVDSVKWLNVFQVISTYDGSHRLQTVTYQMWNEGDWANFGRSIYTYDGSNRVATITGQNWNGVTFADNQRSTMTYGAGDRLATILTEQYAGTWMNFHLETFSYDGNSNQTELLTQNWAGSWVNLNRTTSTYSGNLETESVYQTWGGSTWTNVYRNEYEYSGELQTLDRSSSWVGSAWSPTDVDTLKYTGNLNTETVTYHIASGILDKSNMTYDGNDNLILEIGQVKAPAEDWVNDSRTVFVYENILAVKVDTDELPRDFQLLQNYPNPFNPSTEIRFSLPKPAHVELVVFNLLGQRVRVLEDAMLGPGLYAATWDGTDQLGRPAASGIYFYQIRVGDVVESRKMVLAK; this is encoded by the coding sequence ATGTCGCAAACGCTCATGCGCGTTCGCTCGCTTGTTCCTGTGACTGCTCTGCTTCTGCTCCTCACCGCCACGGCTTCGGGGGCAGTAAAGCCGGGGAACTTGCTGCGTAACGCCTGCCAACTGCAGGAGGCGATGCCGCTTCCGGTCGAGATTTCTCCCGCTCAGAGGGTAGTTGTGGCCGCGCACATGGTGTCCGGTCTGGTTTCCGAGGAAGCGCTGCAGACGGAGGTGCAGACGTTGCTGCGCAACCTGCGACCGAACGCCTGGATGCCAACTTCGGACACGGCCTATCTGTGGAACGTCGATACCTGGGATCCGGATGCCCGCAACACCTACACGTACGGCAACGGCAAGCAGACGCTCTGGCTGACCGAAGAATGGGACGTTGACTCGGTCAAGTGGCTTAATGTCTTCCAGGTGATCTCGACCTACGACGGCTCGCACCGCCTCCAGACTGTCACCTATCAAATGTGGAATGAGGGCGATTGGGCAAACTTCGGGCGAAGCATTTATACTTACGACGGTTCAAACCGGGTTGCCACGATTACCGGCCAGAACTGGAACGGTGTGACATTTGCCGACAATCAGCGCTCGACGATGACCTATGGCGCCGGCGATCGCCTTGCCACCATCTTGACCGAGCAGTATGCCGGCACCTGGATGAACTTTCACCTGGAGACTTTCTCGTACGACGGCAACAGTAACCAGACCGAGTTACTGACTCAGAACTGGGCCGGGTCCTGGGTCAATCTGAACCGGACGACAAGCACCTACAGCGGCAATCTGGAGACCGAAAGCGTCTATCAGACTTGGGGCGGCAGCACCTGGACGAATGTCTACAGAAACGAGTACGAGTACAGCGGTGAGCTGCAAACGCTGGATCGTAGTTCAAGCTGGGTTGGCAGCGCCTGGTCGCCGACCGACGTCGATACGCTTAAGTATACCGGCAATCTGAATACCGAAACTGTTACCTACCATATTGCCAGCGGCATTCTCGACAAATCCAATATGACTTATGATGGCAACGACAACCTGATTCTCGAAATCGGCCAGGTCAAAGCTCCGGCCGAGGACTGGGTCAACGACTCGCGCACCGTTTTCGTGTACGAAAACATTCTGGCCGTCAAGGTGGATACCGACGAACTTCCGCGCGATTTCCAGTTATTGCAGAATTATCCCAACCCCTTCAATCCATCGACCGAGATTCGCTTTAGTTTGCCCAAACCGGCGCACGTCGAGTTGGTCGTCTTCAACCTGCTCGGCCAGCGCGTGCGGGTGCTCGAAGATGCGATGTTGGGGCCGGGGCTGTATGCGGCGACCTGGGACGGCACCGATCAACTTGGCCGTCCGGCTGCCAGCGGCATTTACTTCTATCAAATCCGTGTCGGTGATGTTGTCGAATCGCGGAAGATGGTGCTGGCGAAATAG
- the rho gene encoding transcription termination factor Rho — MDIVELKSKSIADLLKTAEELEIPGVSGLRKSELIFKILEAKTEKDGLIFAEGVLEILEEGYGFLRSADYNYLPGPDDIYVSPSQIKRFDLRTGDIISGQVRPPKESERYFALLKIEAVNFENPDVAKHKILFDNLTPLYPNQKFTLETSAEEQTTRVMDLMCPLGKGQRALIVSPPKAGKTIILQKIANAITTNHPECKLIVLLIDERPEEVTDMKRSVKGEVISSTFDEPAERHVQVAEMVLQKAKRLTEHQHDVVILLDSITRLARAHNAVVPHSGKILSGGVDSNALQKPKRFFGAARNIEEGGSLTIIGTALIETGSRMDEVIFEEFKGTGNSEIVLDRRLADRRIFPAMDINRSSTRKEELLLDEATLARMWILRKFLADMNAIEAMEFLLDRLRKTKSNKKFLDSMKD, encoded by the coding sequence ATGGACATTGTTGAACTGAAAAGCAAGAGCATCGCGGATTTGCTCAAAACCGCGGAAGAATTGGAGATTCCCGGCGTCTCGGGGCTGCGTAAGTCGGAACTGATCTTCAAGATTCTTGAAGCCAAGACCGAGAAGGACGGGCTGATCTTCGCCGAGGGCGTACTGGAAATCCTCGAAGAGGGTTACGGCTTCCTCCGTTCGGCCGACTACAACTACCTGCCCGGCCCCGACGACATCTACGTCTCGCCGTCGCAGATTAAGCGCTTCGACCTGCGCACCGGCGACATCATCTCCGGCCAGGTGCGCCCGCCCAAGGAATCGGAGCGGTATTTCGCTCTGCTCAAGATCGAGGCGGTCAATTTCGAGAACCCGGACGTCGCCAAGCACAAGATTCTCTTCGATAACCTGACACCGCTCTATCCGAACCAAAAATTCACGCTGGAGACATCGGCCGAAGAGCAGACGACGCGCGTCATGGATCTGATGTGCCCGCTCGGCAAGGGGCAGCGCGCCCTGATCGTCTCGCCGCCGAAAGCCGGCAAGACGATTATCCTCCAGAAAATCGCCAACGCGATCACGACCAATCACCCCGAATGCAAGCTGATCGTCCTGCTGATCGACGAGCGGCCGGAAGAAGTCACCGATATGAAACGCTCGGTCAAGGGCGAAGTGATTTCCTCGACCTTCGACGAGCCGGCGGAACGCCACGTGCAGGTGGCGGAAATGGTGCTGCAGAAAGCCAAGCGCCTGACCGAGCACCAGCACGATGTCGTGATCTTGCTTGACTCGATCACCCGTCTGGCCCGCGCCCATAACGCCGTGGTGCCGCACTCCGGTAAAATCCTCTCCGGCGGTGTCGACTCCAACGCGCTGCAGAAACCGAAGCGCTTCTTCGGTGCCGCGCGCAATATTGAGGAAGGCGGCTCGCTGACGATCATCGGCACCGCGCTGATCGAAACCGGTTCGCGCATGGACGAAGTCATTTTCGAAGAATTCAAGGGCACCGGTAACTCGGAAATCGTGCTCGACCGCCGTCTCGCCGATCGCCGCATCTTTCCGGCGATGGACATCAACCGCTCCTCGACGCGCAAGGAAGAGCTACTGCTCGACGAAGCGACGCTGGCGCGAATGTGGATTCTGCGCAAGTTCCTGGCCGATATGAATGCCATCGAAGCGATGGAATTCCTGCTCGACCGCCTGCGCAAGACCAAGTCGAACAAGAAGTTCCTGGACTCGATGAAGGATTAG
- the rsfS gene encoding ribosome silencing factor, translating to MTPSELAHRIADLALDKKAYDIKILDLRELSTICDYFVICSADADVQVKAIADHIMDELKKTDVRVWHKEGYTSLRWVLLDYVDVVVHIFHRDIREFYGLEELWGDAPTEEIAAA from the coding sequence ATGACCCCAAGTGAACTTGCGCACAGAATCGCGGATTTGGCATTAGACAAGAAAGCGTACGACATCAAGATCCTGGATCTGCGGGAACTCTCAACCATTTGCGACTACTTCGTGATCTGCTCCGCGGATGCCGACGTTCAGGTCAAGGCCATCGCGGATCATATCATGGATGAATTGAAGAAGACCGATGTCCGCGTCTGGCACAAGGAAGGCTACACCAGCCTGCGCTGGGTGCTGTTGGACTACGTCGACGTCGTGGTGCATATCTTCCACCGCGATATCCGCGAGTTCTACGGCCTCGAAGAGCTCTGGGGCGACGCCCCGACCGAAGAGATCGCCGCCGCCTGA
- a CDS encoding LytR C-terminal domain-containing protein has protein sequence MVRITQGESAPADQTPQAIAPVAARVQVLNGCGISGAASRFAQFLKKTARPEFVIDVIDERNFDSYTQAKTLVIARKQQPPTEANRFAAKLGLAADRVSFKQLENDFFDLDYSIVVGTDFEAIMAGNKQP, from the coding sequence GTGGTGCGGATCACGCAGGGCGAATCGGCGCCGGCCGACCAGACGCCCCAGGCGATCGCGCCGGTGGCAGCGCGGGTGCAGGTGCTGAACGGCTGCGGCATCTCCGGAGCCGCTTCCCGGTTTGCGCAATTCCTTAAGAAGACGGCGCGGCCGGAGTTTGTGATCGACGTCATTGACGAACGCAATTTCGACTCCTATACGCAGGCGAAAACCTTGGTGATCGCGCGCAAGCAGCAACCGCCGACGGAGGCCAATCGCTTTGCGGCCAAACTGGGGCTGGCGGCCGATCGCGTCAGCTTCAAGCAACTGGAAAACGATTTCTTCGATCTGGACTATTCGATTGTCGTGGGAACTGACTTTGAGGCCATCATGGCCGGAAATAAACAACCGTAA
- a CDS encoding NTP transferase domain-containing protein: MLAIILAAGKGKRMKSDLPKVLHPIAGKPMVWRLTELLKKLGLTKIVLVVGHGREQVMALYDHDPGIEFAIQHEQRGTAHAVMSAETHFKDFQGGILVLAGDVPLLTRKSLTALIEHHRRAGAAATVLTSVPPDATGYGRIIRGSDDSVKKIVEHADCSDEERAVREINTGIFMFDADALRSALHKVDDKNAQGEFYLTDVMKIMIDEGKKTSALKLADYREALGVNSVKELQELESIFTELNR; encoded by the coding sequence ATGCTCGCCATCATACTCGCCGCCGGCAAGGGCAAGCGGATGAAATCCGACCTGCCGAAAGTGTTGCACCCGATCGCCGGCAAGCCGATGGTCTGGCGCCTGACGGAATTACTCAAGAAGCTCGGTTTGACAAAGATCGTGCTGGTTGTCGGTCACGGCCGCGAGCAGGTGATGGCGCTCTACGACCACGACCCCGGCATCGAATTTGCCATCCAGCACGAACAACGCGGGACGGCCCACGCAGTCATGTCGGCCGAAACGCACTTCAAGGATTTCCAGGGCGGGATCCTGGTGCTGGCGGGGGATGTGCCGTTGTTGACGCGAAAATCGCTGACGGCGTTGATCGAACATCATCGCCGGGCCGGCGCAGCGGCGACGGTACTGACCTCGGTGCCCCCGGACGCCACCGGCTACGGCCGGATCATTCGCGGGTCGGACGACTCGGTGAAGAAAATTGTCGAACATGCCGATTGTAGTGATGAAGAGCGCGCCGTGCGCGAAATCAATACCGGAATCTTCATGTTTGACGCGGACGCGCTGCGTTCCGCTCTCCACAAAGTCGACGACAAGAACGCGCAAGGCGAATTTTATCTGACCGACGTTATGAAGATCATGATTGATGAGGGGAAGAAGACATCGGCTCTGAAACTGGCCGACTACCGCGAGGCGCTGGGAGTCAACTCGGTCAAGGAGTTACAGGAACTGGAGTCGATCTTCACGGAATTAAATCGTTGA
- a CDS encoding aspartate 1-decarboxylase yields the protein MYLTMFKSKIHRATVTDANLAYEGSLELDPILMKAANIIEGEKVQVVNVANGERFETYTIAGKKGSGTVCLNGPAARLGQVGDVVIVITYILLSPREAAKHQPTIVKVDKKNRIIKS from the coding sequence ATGTACCTGACGATGTTCAAATCGAAGATCCACCGCGCCACGGTGACCGACGCCAACCTCGCCTACGAGGGCTCGCTCGAACTGGATCCGATCTTGATGAAGGCGGCCAATATCATCGAAGGCGAGAAGGTGCAGGTGGTCAACGTGGCCAATGGCGAACGGTTTGAAACCTATACGATCGCGGGCAAGAAGGGTTCCGGCACAGTGTGCCTCAACGGCCCGGCGGCGCGACTGGGGCAGGTCGGCGACGTTGTGATCGTGATCACCTACATTCTGCTGTCGCCAAGAGAGGCTGCCAAACACCAGCCCACCATCGTCAAAGTCGACAAGAAGAACCGCATCATCAAATCGTAG
- a CDS encoding pantoate--beta-alanine ligase — protein MKLIRSSSQMQTAALKLKRHGKTIALVPTMGALHRGHMELIKRAKKLGKVTVVSIFVNPTQFGPREDFTKYPRTLNEDCRLCREAGVDFVFNPAADDVYPQDFDTYVVPEKIATVLEGAFRPGHFRGVATVVLKLFNVVQPDVAVFGKKDLQQSIVIKQMVRDLNIPVKIVIVPTVRDRDRLALSSRNVYLSELGRRRARVIPEALFAAQELIRRGERSAAVIRNYITARLVKDGEATVDYVSVADEKSLIELDRIAGNVAISLACRIDGVRLIDNVTMKVK, from the coding sequence ATGAAACTCATCCGTTCTTCCAGTCAGATGCAAACGGCGGCGCTGAAGTTGAAGCGTCACGGCAAGACCATCGCCCTGGTACCGACGATGGGCGCGCTGCATCGCGGCCATATGGAACTGATCAAGCGCGCGAAGAAACTCGGAAAGGTCACTGTCGTCTCGATCTTCGTCAATCCGACGCAATTCGGTCCCCGCGAAGATTTCACCAAATATCCCCGCACGCTGAATGAAGATTGCCGGCTCTGCCGCGAGGCGGGGGTCGACTTCGTGTTCAATCCGGCGGCTGACGACGTCTATCCACAAGACTTCGATACCTATGTTGTGCCGGAAAAGATCGCAACGGTGCTCGAGGGCGCCTTCCGGCCGGGACATTTTCGCGGTGTCGCGACGGTTGTTCTCAAGCTGTTCAATGTCGTGCAGCCGGACGTTGCCGTTTTCGGCAAGAAGGACCTGCAGCAGTCGATCGTGATCAAACAAATGGTGCGCGATCTGAATATTCCGGTTAAAATTGTCATTGTTCCCACGGTGCGCGATCGCGATCGTCTTGCTTTGTCGTCGCGGAACGTGTATCTTTCTGAACTGGGTCGCCGGCGCGCGCGCGTGATCCCTGAAGCGCTGTTTGCGGCGCAGGAACTGATCCGGCGCGGCGAGCGTTCGGCGGCGGTGATCCGGAACTATATCACCGCCCGACTTGTTAAAGACGGGGAGGCGACGGTCGACTATGTGTCGGTCGCGGATGAGAAGTCGCTGATCGAGTTGGACCGGATCGCCGGAAATGTCGCGATCAGCCTGGCGTGCCGTATCGACGGCGTCCGACTGATTGACAATGTGACAATGAAGGTCAAGTAG
- the panB gene encoding 3-methyl-2-oxobutanoate hydroxymethyltransferase, which produces MTTAKNKITAASFGPMKKKGEKIVWITSYDYYTARALDAAGVDGLLVGDTLNMVVYGHKDTLSATMETMLRHTEAVSRAAQTAMVVGDMPFGSYQTSDTDAVRNAMRFLAEGGAAGIKLEGGIEMAPRIRRITEAGIPVFGHIGLTPQSINKFGGYRVQGKTDVGKNYLLESAQALEEAGCFSVVLEAMKNDIARKITESLTIPTIGIGAGKDTDGQIIVINDIMGVGEDFMPKFVRQYFNYQAKLREVGAKFAADVRSGSYPNDAESYG; this is translated from the coding sequence ATGACAACTGCTAAGAACAAAATCACCGCCGCCAGCTTTGGGCCGATGAAGAAGAAGGGCGAGAAAATCGTCTGGATCACCTCCTATGACTACTACACGGCCCGGGCGCTGGATGCCGCCGGCGTCGACGGCCTGCTGGTCGGCGACACCCTCAATATGGTCGTCTACGGCCACAAGGACACCTTATCCGCGACCATGGAGACAATGCTGCGCCACACCGAAGCGGTCAGCCGTGCCGCCCAAACGGCGATGGTGGTGGGCGACATGCCGTTCGGATCGTATCAAACTTCGGATACCGACGCCGTGCGCAATGCGATGCGGTTTTTGGCGGAAGGCGGCGCCGCGGGGATCAAACTGGAAGGCGGAATCGAGATGGCGCCGCGAATCCGACGGATCACCGAGGCGGGAATCCCGGTGTTCGGGCATATCGGTCTGACGCCCCAGTCGATCAACAAATTCGGCGGCTACCGGGTGCAGGGCAAGACTGATGTCGGGAAGAACTATTTGCTCGAATCGGCACAGGCGCTCGAAGAGGCCGGCTGTTTCAGCGTCGTGCTGGAAGCGATGAAGAACGACATCGCGCGCAAGATCACCGAAAGCCTGACGATCCCGACTATCGGCATCGGCGCCGGTAAAGACACCGACGGCCAGATCATCGTGATCAATGACATTATGGGCGTCGGCGAGGACTTTATGCCGAAATTCGTGCGGCAGTACTTCAACTACCAGGCCAAGCTGCGCGAAGTCGGGGCCAAGTTCGCCGCCGACGTGCGCAGCGGTAGCTATCCCAATGACGCGGAGAGCTACGGCTAA
- a CDS encoding deoxynucleoside kinase, whose translation MDDRFAHLHYVAVDGPIGVGKTTFCKILADRIGGHLVLEEAAKNPFLKDFYRDRRRYALQTQFFFLLSRYQQQRELVAFDLFKKRIVADYTFEKDLLFASANLTEEELALYKQVADLLKKNLPRPDLAVFLTASVDVLLARIAKRNVTYERNFDAEYLKQVLDAYNYHFFHYNRTPLLVIKTDNLDFVENSQHLEEIFNQIAEMRQGTRYFTRGDQELGI comes from the coding sequence ATGGATGATCGTTTCGCCCACCTCCACTACGTCGCCGTCGACGGACCGATCGGCGTCGGCAAAACGACTTTCTGCAAAATCCTGGCCGACCGGATTGGCGGACATCTGGTGCTGGAGGAGGCGGCGAAAAATCCGTTTCTGAAAGACTTCTACCGCGACCGCCGGCGCTATGCCCTGCAAACGCAGTTCTTCTTCCTGCTCTCACGGTACCAGCAGCAGCGCGAACTGGTCGCGTTTGACCTGTTCAAGAAGCGGATCGTCGCGGATTACACTTTTGAGAAAGACCTGCTGTTTGCCTCGGCGAACTTGACCGAGGAGGAATTGGCGCTCTATAAGCAGGTTGCCGACCTCTTGAAGAAGAACCTGCCGCGCCCCGATCTGGCGGTCTTCCTGACCGCCTCGGTCGACGTGCTCCTGGCGCGAATCGCCAAGCGCAATGTGACCTATGAGCGTAATTTCGACGCCGAGTATCTCAAGCAGGTACTCGACGCTTACAACTATCATTTCTTCCACTACAACCGCACCCCACTGCTCGTGATCAAAACCGACAATCTGGACTTTGTCGAAAACTCGCAGCATCTGGAAGAGATCTTCAACCAGATCGCCGAGATGCGGCAGGGGACGCGCTATTTTACCCGGGGCGATCAGGAACTGGGAATCTGA
- the folK gene encoding 2-amino-4-hydroxy-6-hydroxymethyldihydropteridine diphosphokinase: MGSNLGDRSENIRQALERLQASGDVTVVCSSQLYETTPVDYQAQPDFLNSVVEVKTSLSATELLAQTRAVERSFPRVRAVARGPRQLDIDILAFDELRSNTAELQLPHPRMCYRKFVLIPLLEIAPDAYCHKDARPFADCLRLITDPLQGIRVYHG; this comes from the coding sequence TTGGGATCAAATCTGGGCGACCGGAGCGAGAACATCCGGCAAGCACTGGAGCGGTTGCAGGCATCCGGAGATGTAACGGTAGTGTGCAGTTCGCAATTGTACGAGACGACGCCCGTGGATTACCAGGCCCAGCCGGACTTTTTGAACAGTGTGGTCGAGGTGAAGACGTCGTTGAGCGCAACTGAATTGCTGGCGCAGACGCGCGCCGTGGAACGCAGTTTCCCGCGGGTTCGAGCCGTTGCCCGCGGACCGCGGCAGCTCGATATCGACATCCTTGCCTTCGACGAACTCCGCAGCAACACGGCGGAACTGCAATTGCCGCACCCGCGCATGTGTTACCGCAAGTTTGTGCTGATCCCGCTTCTGGAAATCGCTCCGGATGCGTATTGTCATAAAGATGCCCGGCCGTTTGCGGACTGCTTGCGCCTGATTACGGACCCGTTACAGGGAATACGAGTTTATCATGGATGA
- the folB gene encoding dihydroneopterin aldolase — translation MMDVIRLQNMIFYGYHGVSAAEKETGRRYEVDCELFLDLTKPGASDRLTDTVNYAQVYATIEDVMNGKKYALIEAIAQDIAGRILSDDRISTVVVRVRKMIPPIPGNLDHIEVEIKRGRS, via the coding sequence GTGATGGACGTCATCCGCCTGCAGAACATGATTTTTTACGGCTACCACGGCGTCAGCGCGGCCGAGAAAGAAACCGGCCGGCGCTACGAGGTGGACTGCGAGCTGTTTCTCGATTTGACCAAACCGGGTGCCAGCGATCGCCTGACCGATACCGTCAATTATGCGCAGGTGTACGCGACGATCGAAGACGTGATGAACGGCAAAAAGTACGCCTTGATCGAGGCGATCGCACAGGATATCGCCGGACGCATCCTGAGCGATGATCGCATCAGCACGGTCGTCGTCCGGGTGCGGAAAATGATTCCGCCGATCCCGGGGAATCTCGATCATATCGAGGTTGAGATCAAACGCGGGCGGAGTTAG
- a CDS encoding aminotransferase class I/II-fold pyridoxal phosphate-dependent enzyme gives MRISGRVVVASAERVQRLPAPFLGEMADLQAAQLRRGRPVVDLGRFALRREPADQSAHPITEPAIRRVLAEYLASEYEVKLDPQREMLLMPGTKIALLLLNAYLADADAVYHVPDPGYLSYRVFATLFGAQIKPYPLYQRNDFLPNLEQFRARGARSFGVLLVNSPHNPTGAVCDKEFYRRLHKCAVESNLLTIVDSSYALSFAGNFQPPLLCQTPRNLRTGLELISFSTSLLAPELKLTALIGRKTLIQPLAALARSLSFEVPQPVIRSAAAYLRDADTLRAQIAGCRNEIAQRMTIVTDKLRSAGIEYFPTAGCGFVWVQLRHRRVAVNFARSLLRSKGVLVAPGSAFGENGEGWIRISANVGGEELAAALDQFVRHYQPIRSRLHARQK, from the coding sequence TTGAGAATCTCCGGGCGTGTCGTCGTGGCTTCGGCCGAACGCGTGCAGCGGCTGCCGGCGCCCTTCCTGGGCGAGATGGCCGACCTGCAGGCTGCGCAGCTTCGTCGCGGGCGCCCCGTTGTCGATCTCGGACGGTTTGCGTTGCGCCGCGAGCCGGCGGATCAGAGTGCTCACCCCATCACCGAACCTGCGATTCGCCGGGTCCTGGCCGAGTACCTCGCTTCGGAGTATGAAGTCAAGCTCGACCCGCAGCGAGAAATGCTGTTGATGCCGGGCACCAAGATTGCCCTGCTGCTGCTCAACGCCTACCTGGCGGACGCCGATGCCGTCTATCACGTCCCCGATCCCGGTTACCTGAGTTATCGCGTCTTTGCCACGCTGTTTGGCGCGCAGATCAAGCCGTACCCGCTGTACCAGCGCAATGATTTCCTGCCCAACTTGGAGCAATTTCGCGCGCGCGGGGCCAGATCGTTCGGTGTGCTGCTGGTCAATTCCCCGCACAATCCGACCGGCGCCGTCTGCGACAAGGAGTTCTACCGCCGCCTACACAAGTGCGCGGTCGAGTCCAACCTGTTGACGATCGTCGACTCGTCGTACGCGCTGTCGTTTGCCGGCAATTTTCAACCGCCGTTGTTGTGCCAGACGCCGCGCAACCTGCGCACGGGGCTGGAACTGATTAGCTTCTCGACTTCGCTGCTCGCGCCCGAACTCAAACTCACCGCGCTGATTGGGCGCAAGACGCTGATCCAGCCGCTGGCGGCATTGGCACGCAGCTTGAGCTTCGAAGTGCCGCAGCCGGTGATTCGCTCCGCGGCCGCCTATCTGCGGGACGCCGACACCTTGCGCGCCCAAATTGCCGGATGCCGCAACGAAATCGCACAACGGATGACAATCGTCACCGACAAGTTGCGCTCAGCCGGAATCGAGTATTTCCCGACGGCTGGTTGCGGTTTCGTGTGGGTCCAGCTGCGGCATCGTCGTGTGGCTGTGAATTTTGCGCGTTCACTCCTGCGCTCCAAGGGCGTGCTGGTAGCGCCGGGATCGGCCTTCGGCGAAAACGGCGAGGGCTGGATCCGCATCAGCGCCAACGTCGGCGGCGAGGAGCTGGCGGCGGCACTCGATCAATTCGTCCGGCACTATCAGCCGATTCGCTCCCGCCTGCACGCGAGGCAAAAGTGA
- a CDS encoding class II aldolase/adducin family protein has protein sequence MIAGTEGNISCRLPAGEILITPAGVCKGMMSPADLVVLDRTGKPKSKSQRPSSEYRIHLLAYEKRPEINAVVHSHPSYATGFALAGTAIDASGLPEFEVSFGTIPFVPYAAPGTIELSDALAKHISSGCVYLLENHGLVALGTTVLEAFFRTEMAEHCAKALYLAYQIDMAMDMDVGYDEEEITADEHSLSAITMPRDRRRREN, from the coding sequence TTGATTGCAGGAACCGAGGGCAACATCTCTTGTCGGCTTCCTGCAGGCGAGATCCTGATCACACCGGCCGGCGTCTGCAAAGGCATGATGAGCCCGGCTGATCTCGTGGTGCTCGATCGCACCGGCAAACCGAAGTCGAAATCACAGCGGCCATCGAGCGAATATCGGATTCATCTGCTGGCCTACGAAAAGCGGCCGGAGATCAACGCTGTTGTGCATTCCCATCCGAGTTATGCAACCGGATTCGCTCTGGCGGGTACGGCGATTGACGCTTCCGGATTGCCGGAGTTTGAGGTTAGCTTCGGCACAATTCCGTTCGTCCCTTACGCCGCGCCGGGAACCATAGAATTGTCCGACGCGCTCGCAAAGCATATTAGCAGCGGTTGTGTCTACCTGCTCGAAAACCACGGTTTGGTTGCGCTGGGGACGACGGTTTTGGAGGCATTCTTCCGGACCGAGATGGCCGAGCACTGCGCCAAGGCACTTTACCTGGCCTATCAAATCGATATGGCCATGGACATGGATGTCGGTTACGATGAGGAGGAGATCACGGCGGACGAACATTCCCTGTCGGCGATCACTATGCCGCGCGATCGGCGCCGGAGAGAGAATTGA